Part of the Arthrobacter globiformis genome is shown below.
GCGGTGACGTCCACGACGTCCCTTTCCCAAGCCCTCAACGGGACGGACATCGTGTTCGCCGCCATCCGCCCGGGTGGCACGTCCGGCAGGGTTGCCGACGAAAGGGTGGCCCAAAACCTCGGGCTGCTGGGGCAGGAAACCACCGGCGCCGGCGGAATCTCCTACGCGCTGCGATCCATCCCGGCCATGCTGGAGCTGGCCGCGAACATGCGGAAGCACTGCCCGGACGCCTGGCTGATCAACTTCACCAACCCGGCCGGGATGGTCACCGAGGCGCTGGTTCCCGTGCTGGGCCGAAAGGCGATCGGCATCTGCGATTCCGCCAGCGCCCTGGTCCACCGCGCCGCCCGGGCGGCCGGGGTGCCGCTGCCGGCGGGAAGGCTCGACGGCGTGGGCTACTACGGGCTGAACCATCTCGGCTGGCTGTACCGGCTGGAGAGCGGCGGCCGGGATGTCCTCCCCGGCCTGCTGGCCGACGCGGATGCCCTGTCCGGCTTCGAGGAGGGCAGGCTGTTTCCGCAGCCGTTCCTGCGCGATCTGGGACTGCTGCCGAACGAGTACCTGTTCTACTACTACGAGGCGGCGCGGGCGGCGGCGGGCATGCGGGCCATGGCCAGGACCCGCGGTGAGTCGATCCACGGCCAGCAGGCGGAGCTGTATCCGCGGCTGGCCACCGCCGGCGGCGAAGCGTACGGCTTGTGGGAGGCCGCGCGGCGGTCGCGCGAGGAGGGGTATCTCGCCGAGGCCAGGACCGGCGGTGAGGCGCGGAACCCCGAGGACCTTGCCGGCGGCGGTTACGAGCAGGTGGCGCTGGCGGTGATGCGGGCGCTGGGCGGGGGTGCCGGCGTCGATGGCGCGGGTGCTGGGGCGGGTGCCGGGCCTGGTGCCGGTGCCGGCGCTGGCAACATTGTGGCCGGCGCCGCCGAGCTGATCCTCAATACACCGAACTCCGCTGGACAAGTTCTCGCCGGAGCGGGCGGCTCCCAAGCCGCTATTCCCGGCCTGCCGGCGGACGCCGTCGTCGAAGTTCCCTGCACGGTCACACCGGAGGGGGCAGTGCCCATACCGCAGGCCAGGCCCGCCGAACCGCAACTCGGCCTTCTGCAGGAGGTCAAGAAAGTGGAGCTGCTGACTGTGCGTGCGGCTTCTACTGGCGACCGCGATGCGGCGCTGGAAGCCTTCGCCGAACATCCGCTGGTCGGCTCGGCGGTGCTGGCCAACGCGCTGCTCACCGGCTACGAAGGCGCGTTTCCGGAGTTGCCCCGGTTGTGGCGCCGCTGAACGCGCCAACGGGCGGCGTTGAGGGGCCGGACCGTTTTAGCAGGGCCGTGCTACATCCGCCCGCCGCCCTGGTTGGCGTGTGAAACACCACGCTGGCAGCACTTGAACCCCCACCGTGGCCGGGACTGTTCAGGAGTAGTGTTTTATCCGATGCAGTTCCAGCAGTACGGAGAGGAAGGAGGCGCATGTCCGTGGTCAAGCGGGTGGCTTTCCTGTCGCTGCACACCTCCCCCATGGAACAGCCCGGATCCGGGGACGCCGGCGGCATGAACGTCTACATCCGCGGCCTCGCCTCCGCCCTGGCTGAAACCGGCATCGAAGTGGAAATCTTCACCCGCTCCACCTCCGCCGGGCAGCCCGCCGTCGAACATCCCGACCCCGGCGTCTGC
Proteins encoded:
- a CDS encoding family 4 glycosyl hydrolase, yielding MRLMIAGGGGFRVPLVYRALCSGPYAGLVSEVVLFDVDGGRLTAIEAVLRSMPSKVSGAPSGRSAVGHSACRPPAVTSTTSLSQALNGTDIVFAAIRPGGTSGRVADERVAQNLGLLGQETTGAGGISYALRSIPAMLELAANMRKHCPDAWLINFTNPAGMVTEALVPVLGRKAIGICDSASALVHRAARAAGVPLPAGRLDGVGYYGLNHLGWLYRLESGGRDVLPGLLADADALSGFEEGRLFPQPFLRDLGLLPNEYLFYYYEAARAAAGMRAMARTRGESIHGQQAELYPRLATAGGEAYGLWEAARRSREEGYLAEARTGGEARNPEDLAGGGYEQVALAVMRALGGGAGVDGAGAGAGAGPGAGAGAGNIVAGAAELILNTPNSAGQVLAGAGGSQAAIPGLPADAVVEVPCTVTPEGAVPIPQARPAEPQLGLLQEVKKVELLTVRAASTGDRDAALEAFAEHPLVGSAVLANALLTGYEGAFPELPRLWRR